In a single window of the Papaver somniferum cultivar HN1 chromosome 8, ASM357369v1, whole genome shotgun sequence genome:
- the LOC113304111 gene encoding splicing factor U2af large subunit A-like, whose product MGNAGCQDADVDAINALRRMSGMRQLFQTGGGLGGGNGGGIATKVVCLTEVVTADELKDDEEYEDILEDMRVEGGKFGTLMNIVIPRPQPNGEPSLGLGKAFVENYDTSCIRQCLYGIIYHYVSHNRC is encoded by the exons ATGGGGAATGCTG GTTGTCAAGATGCAGATGTTGATGCAATTAATGCTTTGAGGAGGATGTCTGGAATG AGGCAATTGTTCCAAACCGGAGGTGGTCTAGGTGGTGGTAATGGAGGTGGCATTGCTACCAAGGTCGTATGCCTGACAGAGGTGGTTACTGCAGATGAGCTTAAAGATGATGAAGAGTatgaagatattttggaagataTGAGGGTAGAAGGTGGAAAATTTG GTACATTGATGAATATTGTCATCCCCCGTCCACAACCTAACGGTGAACCCTCTCTAGGACTTGGAAAG GCTTTCGTTGAGAACTACGACACTTCATGTATAAGACAGTGCCTCTACGGTATCATCTACCACTATGTTTCTCATAATCGGTGTTAG